A section of the Rhodothermus profundi genome encodes:
- a CDS encoding 4a-hydroxytetrahydrobiopterin dehydratase, translating to MSQVEPLRQEAIEEALAELPGWTYADNRLQKTYTFGSFREAVSFIVRIAFEAEQLNHHPELHNVYNRVTLALTTHAAGNRVTARDVELARAIERIAWVK from the coding sequence ATGAGCCAGGTAGAACCGCTGCGCCAGGAAGCCATAGAAGAAGCGCTGGCTGAGCTGCCAGGATGGACCTATGCCGACAATCGGCTGCAAAAAACTTACACGTTTGGCAGCTTTCGGGAGGCGGTCAGTTTTATCGTCCGCATAGCATTCGAGGCAGAACAATTGAACCATCATCCCGAACTGCATAACGTATACAACCGCGTAACGCTGGCGCTGACCACGCATGCGGCCGGCAACCGGGTAACGGCCCGAGATGTGGAGCTGGCCCGTGCCATTGAGCGCATTGCCTGGGTGAAGTAA
- a CDS encoding sodium:proton antiporter produces the protein MNAQHLQVPGGGLARVLGPLVIWLLLPVGKSWAQEAPTVATSVVAAVETLPHASDTSAVAAEEAHTAADEHGPRPPVWLVLPFAILLIMIATGPLFYPHHWHHHYPKYAVALGLIVSLYYIFGLGSTTPVVHAIEEYLSFIALVASLFIAASGIYININAKGTPRNNVILLFAGSLIANLIATTGAAMLFVRSYMRLNKGRLKPYHLIFFIFLVANVGGGLTPIGDPPLFLGFLRGVPFFWTLTHVWFVWLPTVLLILAVFYVIDARNKAESPDPDPSQPLLQIRGAKNFLWVLVIVLSVFIDPNVFDWVPDLREHYHIPFGIREIIMFTVAVLAYKFADKEALRKNEFTFEPIREVGWLFLGIFATMQPALQLISIFAQEHAEQLTVGMFYWGTGVLSSVLDNAPTYLNFLAAAMGKFGLDVNLPEQVRAFAEATVQPGTWFYLQAISIAAVFFGAMTYIGNAPNFMVKAIAEENKVEMPSFMGYVTKYSLPILIPIYFVIYLLFYSGLFPTLDTFFEQLLIR, from the coding sequence ATGAACGCACAGCATTTGCAGGTTCCTGGAGGCGGGCTGGCGCGCGTGCTGGGCCCGCTTGTCATATGGCTGCTGCTCCCTGTAGGGAAAAGCTGGGCTCAGGAAGCACCGACTGTTGCCACGTCGGTGGTTGCAGCGGTCGAAACGTTGCCGCACGCTTCTGACACGTCCGCAGTGGCTGCCGAGGAAGCGCACACCGCAGCTGACGAGCATGGCCCGCGGCCACCCGTCTGGCTTGTGTTACCGTTTGCAATCCTGCTGATCATGATCGCCACCGGGCCCCTTTTCTATCCGCACCACTGGCACCATCACTATCCCAAGTATGCCGTCGCGCTCGGGCTGATCGTTTCGCTTTACTACATCTTCGGGCTGGGATCGACCACGCCGGTGGTGCACGCCATTGAAGAGTACCTGTCGTTTATTGCCCTGGTGGCCTCGCTGTTCATTGCAGCCAGCGGTATCTATATCAATATCAATGCAAAAGGGACGCCGCGTAACAACGTCATTCTGCTGTTTGCCGGGTCCCTCATCGCCAACCTGATTGCCACCACAGGCGCTGCTATGCTCTTTGTGCGTAGCTATATGCGCCTGAACAAAGGAAGGCTTAAGCCCTACCATCTGATCTTTTTCATCTTTCTGGTAGCGAACGTAGGCGGAGGACTGACGCCTATTGGAGATCCGCCGCTGTTCCTGGGCTTTTTGCGGGGCGTTCCCTTTTTCTGGACGCTGACCCATGTATGGTTTGTCTGGCTACCAACCGTCCTGCTGATTCTGGCGGTCTTTTATGTGATTGATGCCCGGAATAAGGCCGAGAGCCCGGATCCCGATCCATCGCAGCCGCTCTTGCAGATTCGGGGCGCCAAGAATTTTCTCTGGGTGCTGGTGATCGTGCTGTCGGTTTTTATCGACCCCAACGTTTTTGACTGGGTACCCGATCTGCGGGAACACTATCATATACCGTTCGGCATTCGGGAGATTATCATGTTTACAGTGGCCGTTCTGGCCTACAAGTTTGCCGACAAAGAGGCGCTCCGAAAGAACGAGTTTACGTTTGAGCCCATTCGTGAGGTGGGGTGGCTATTTCTGGGCATTTTTGCCACAATGCAACCGGCATTGCAACTCATCAGCATCTTTGCGCAGGAGCATGCCGAGCAGCTTACGGTGGGAATGTTCTACTGGGGGACCGGGGTGCTCTCCAGCGTACTGGACAACGCGCCAACCTACCTGAACTTCCTGGCAGCTGCCATGGGTAAGTTCGGGCTCGACGTAAACTTGCCCGAACAGGTCAGGGCCTTCGCCGAAGCGACCGTCCAACCCGGGACCTGGTTCTATCTGCAGGCGATTTCCATTGCAGCCGTATTCTTCGGCGCAATGACGTATATTGGCAATGCTCCTAACTTCATGGTGAAGGCTATTGCGGAGGAAAACAAGGTAGAAATGCCCTCCTTCATGGGCTATGTTACAAAGTACTCGCTGCCGATCCTCATTCCGATTTACTTTGTGATTTACCTGCTGTTTTACAGCGGGCTGTTTCCTACGCTGGATACTTTCTTTGAACAGTTGCTGATTCGCTAA
- a CDS encoding complex I subunit 4 family protein has translation MNLPYLTSIVIFLPLLGALLVLPMRRVATIRWTALVTTTVTFLLSLLLYAQYDPTGSPAQPQLVDRITGWFPGLDIQYYVGIDGLGLLLILLTTLLGPIVVLSSWNYIDRHQKGYYALLLVLQTGMTGVFAAYDLILFYIFFELTLIPMYFIIGIWGGEARIYAAVKFVLYTLVGSLLMLVGILYLGFAAGDAVNEGVFTTDYFKLLAYHVPLAAQGWLFFVFALAFAIKVPLFPLHTWLPDAHVQAPTGGSVILAGVLLKMGTYGLVRFCLPFFPNAATDYALWLAVLAVVGIVYGALVSRVQADAKKLVAYSSVSHLGFVVLGIFAFTVEAMQGAIIQMINHGLSTGALFLLVGMLYERRHTRLMEEFGGIARVMPVFAFFLVFTALASAGLPGLNGFVGEFMILVGSFKSELVGNPLLIALATSGVILAAVYLLWLLYRTLFGPIQKEVNRTLPDLNAREVLLLVPLVVLMLWIGVAPKPFLDRTEPTARFLLETIEQKRLAAWEAAQGSTTAEQYLNGPEDGETVQTANLKVHH, from the coding sequence ATGAATCTGCCGTATTTGACTTCTATCGTCATTTTTCTGCCTTTGCTGGGCGCCCTGCTCGTGCTGCCCATGCGTCGCGTGGCCACCATTCGGTGGACGGCGCTGGTGACCACTACCGTTACATTCCTGTTGTCGCTCCTGCTATACGCGCAGTACGACCCGACCGGCAGTCCGGCCCAGCCACAGTTAGTAGATCGCATCACTGGATGGTTCCCCGGACTGGACATCCAGTACTATGTGGGCATTGATGGGCTGGGCCTGCTGCTGATCCTGCTGACTACATTGCTAGGACCTATCGTTGTTCTCTCGTCCTGGAACTATATCGACCGGCACCAGAAAGGCTATTATGCGCTGTTGCTGGTGCTTCAGACCGGCATGACCGGGGTCTTCGCCGCCTATGACCTGATTCTGTTCTACATTTTCTTTGAGTTGACGCTCATTCCTATGTACTTCATCATCGGGATCTGGGGCGGTGAAGCACGCATCTACGCAGCCGTCAAGTTTGTGCTCTACACGCTGGTCGGCTCGCTGCTGATGCTTGTCGGCATTCTGTATCTGGGGTTTGCAGCCGGCGACGCGGTTAACGAGGGCGTATTCACGACCGACTACTTCAAGTTGCTGGCCTATCATGTGCCGCTGGCCGCGCAGGGATGGCTGTTTTTCGTGTTTGCACTGGCCTTTGCGATCAAGGTACCGCTCTTTCCGCTGCACACATGGCTGCCCGATGCGCACGTGCAAGCGCCTACCGGCGGGTCGGTCATTCTGGCGGGCGTGCTCCTGAAGATGGGAACTTACGGGCTGGTGCGTTTCTGCTTGCCTTTCTTTCCCAATGCAGCCACGGATTATGCGCTCTGGCTGGCTGTGCTGGCCGTTGTGGGCATTGTCTACGGAGCTCTTGTGTCGCGCGTGCAGGCCGATGCAAAGAAGCTGGTAGCCTACTCGTCGGTGAGCCATCTGGGCTTTGTCGTGCTGGGCATCTTCGCCTTTACGGTCGAGGCGATGCAGGGCGCCATCATTCAGATGATCAATCACGGGCTTTCTACCGGCGCGCTCTTTTTGCTGGTAGGCATGCTCTATGAGCGGCGTCATACCCGGCTCATGGAAGAGTTTGGTGGGATTGCTCGCGTGATGCCGGTGTTTGCGTTCTTCCTGGTCTTTACAGCGCTGGCCTCGGCTGGGTTGCCAGGATTGAATGGTTTTGTGGGCGAGTTTATGATCCTGGTAGGGTCGTTCAAAAGCGAACTGGTAGGGAATCCGCTGCTGATAGCACTGGCTACGTCGGGGGTGATTCTGGCAGCGGTGTATTTGCTCTGGCTACTTTACCGAACGCTTTTCGGGCCGATTCAAAAGGAGGTCAATCGCACGCTCCCCGACCTGAATGCCCGCGAGGTGCTGTTGCTGGTGCCGCTGGTGGTCTTGATGCTGTGGATTGGGGTGGCACCGAAGCCGTTTCTGGATCGGACGGAGCCCACCGCACGCTTCCTGCTGGAGACGATTGAGCAGAAGCGGTTGGCTGCGTGGGAAGCGGCACAGGGATCAACCACTGCTGAACAGTACCTGAACGGGCCGGAGGACGGAGAGACCGTGCAGACCGCCAACCTTAAGGTCCACCACTAA
- the nuoL gene encoding NADH-quinone oxidoreductase subunit L: MNHTILVGLVLLLPLVGAIFNGLGGLAFPGLRRQKGLIGALATLAVAVPFALTLYLFFTYEGEPLLVRFFTWIAAGELELAFQYRIDELSLVMTLIVTGVGALIHLYSIGYMYEDRGYWKYFSYLNLFIFMMLNLVLADNLTLLFLGWEGVGLCSYLLIGFWYEDFKNSEAANKAFIVNRVGDAAFLLAMFLLFREVGSLDFGALLADPAALPSGVVAAAVLLLFIGATGKSAQIPLFVWLPDAMAGPTPVSALIHAATMVTSGLYLFARISPLALAAPSVLVVVALVGALTAFMAATIAITQYDIKKVLAYSTVSQLGYMFMAAGVGAFFVSIFHVLTHAFFKACLFLGSGSVIHAMHHVEHTLHKRGHHGHLDPQDMRNMGGLGRFMPATRTTYLIATLAIAGFPLTAGFFSKDEILFKAFEYGYNGHGYAWIAWGLGVVTALLTAFYMMRSYVLTFEGTPRWPMADQVHPHESPATMTVPLWVLAALSLVGGFIGLPGVIAHGEWNLIHHYLGTSGGGPVAEPELHAHVPLALEWTLIGLGIAVALAGLYWSWSAYRRHGLAYDERLRARFGVFYRIWAARYYWDEFYDRVVVQPLLRFARYGLAVFDQKVVDGAVNGIARLMAELGQRVRRVQTGVVQAYAMAIVLGVALVLALMLFG; the protein is encoded by the coding sequence ATGAACCACACGATCCTGGTTGGGCTGGTGCTGCTCCTGCCACTGGTAGGGGCGATTTTTAATGGACTGGGCGGTCTGGCCTTCCCCGGGCTTCGACGCCAGAAAGGGCTGATCGGAGCGCTGGCGACGCTGGCAGTGGCTGTCCCATTCGCACTGACGCTTTACCTGTTTTTTACCTATGAAGGCGAACCGCTGCTGGTTCGCTTTTTCACGTGGATCGCCGCGGGCGAGCTGGAGCTGGCGTTCCAGTATCGGATTGATGAGCTCTCGCTCGTGATGACACTCATCGTCACGGGCGTCGGCGCACTCATCCATCTGTACTCGATCGGCTACATGTATGAGGACCGGGGCTACTGGAAGTACTTCAGCTACCTCAATCTTTTCATTTTCATGATGCTCAACCTGGTCCTCGCCGACAACCTGACGCTGCTGTTTCTGGGCTGGGAGGGGGTTGGTCTGTGTTCTTACCTGTTGATTGGCTTCTGGTATGAGGACTTCAAAAACAGTGAGGCCGCTAACAAGGCCTTTATTGTCAACCGCGTAGGCGACGCGGCTTTCCTGCTGGCGATGTTTCTGCTATTCCGGGAGGTAGGAAGCCTGGATTTTGGCGCGTTGCTGGCTGATCCGGCCGCGTTGCCATCAGGCGTGGTAGCAGCAGCCGTGCTGTTGCTGTTTATCGGGGCTACAGGCAAAAGCGCACAGATTCCGCTGTTTGTGTGGCTGCCAGACGCCATGGCCGGCCCGACGCCTGTCTCGGCCTTGATCCATGCCGCCACCATGGTGACAAGCGGCCTGTACCTGTTTGCCCGCATCTCGCCGCTGGCCCTGGCTGCACCGAGCGTGCTGGTGGTAGTGGCGCTCGTGGGAGCTCTGACGGCCTTCATGGCGGCGACCATCGCCATCACGCAGTACGACATCAAGAAGGTACTGGCCTATTCAACGGTCTCGCAGCTTGGCTACATGTTCATGGCAGCCGGTGTCGGGGCGTTCTTTGTGTCGATTTTCCACGTGCTGACGCACGCGTTTTTCAAGGCCTGCCTCTTTCTGGGATCAGGGAGCGTGATCCACGCCATGCATCACGTAGAGCATACGTTGCATAAGCGGGGGCATCACGGCCACCTTGATCCGCAGGACATGCGCAACATGGGCGGGCTGGGACGCTTCATGCCGGCTACGCGCACCACGTACCTGATCGCCACGCTGGCCATCGCGGGTTTCCCGCTGACGGCCGGTTTCTTCTCAAAGGATGAGATTCTGTTCAAGGCTTTTGAGTACGGCTACAATGGCCACGGTTACGCCTGGATTGCCTGGGGGCTGGGCGTGGTGACGGCGCTGCTGACAGCTTTCTATATGATGCGTTCGTACGTGCTTACCTTCGAAGGCACGCCGCGCTGGCCCATGGCCGACCAGGTGCATCCCCATGAGTCTCCAGCAACGATGACGGTGCCGCTGTGGGTGCTGGCCGCCCTGTCGCTGGTAGGAGGGTTCATCGGGCTGCCCGGCGTGATCGCCCACGGCGAATGGAACTTGATTCATCATTACCTGGGAACGTCGGGGGGCGGACCGGTAGCCGAGCCCGAGCTGCACGCGCACGTGCCGCTGGCTCTCGAATGGACCCTGATCGGGCTGGGAATTGCGGTTGCACTGGCAGGTTTGTACTGGAGCTGGTCGGCTTACCGCCGGCATGGGCTGGCGTACGATGAACGGCTTCGGGCGCGTTTCGGTGTCTTTTATCGGATCTGGGCCGCCAGGTACTACTGGGATGAATTCTATGATCGGGTTGTTGTGCAGCCGCTGCTCCGTTTTGCTCGCTACGGACTGGCGGTTTTTGACCAGAAAGTGGTGGACGGAGCGGTTAACGGAATCGCCCGCCTGATGGCCGAGCTGGGGCAGCGCGTGCGCCGCGTGCAAACGGGTGTTGTGCAGGCCTACGCCATGGCAATTGTGCTGGGCGTGGCCCTGGTGCTGGCGCTGATGCTGTTCGGGTAA
- the nuoK gene encoding NADH-quinone oxidoreductase subunit NuoK, with product MEITLNWYLALGVVLFTLGVLGVLFRRNAIVILMSVELMLNAVNLTLVALSQAMGDVSGQVLVFFVISVAAAEAAVGLAIVIALFRKKVTVDVGAFNLFKY from the coding sequence ATGGAAATTACGCTGAACTGGTATCTGGCGCTGGGCGTGGTGCTTTTTACGCTGGGCGTGCTGGGGGTTTTGTTCCGGCGCAATGCCATCGTGATTCTGATGTCCGTGGAGTTGATGCTCAATGCCGTGAACCTGACGCTGGTAGCGCTCAGTCAGGCAATGGGGGATGTGTCGGGACAGGTGCTCGTGTTTTTCGTGATTTCGGTGGCCGCTGCGGAAGCGGCTGTGGGGCTGGCCATCGTGATTGCCCTGTTCCGTAAAAAGGTAACGGTGGACGTAGGCGCCTTTAACCTGTTCAAGTATTGA
- a CDS encoding NADH-quinone oxidoreductase subunit J family protein: MITQLLFFLLAVTAVAAALGMLIARNPVSSALWLVLNLFCIAGLYLTLQAAFLGVIQVLIYAGAIMVLFLFVIMLLNLEALPHPRRIDWGKVLAFVVAMIVLAQLVYVVALGLDVLPTFVATPEQAAATGSAQALGQELLTRYIMPLQVIGILLLAATIGAVMLAKRRFV; this comes from the coding sequence ATGATCACGCAACTCCTGTTTTTTCTGCTGGCCGTGACGGCCGTGGCGGCCGCGCTTGGCATGTTGATCGCGCGTAACCCTGTGTCAAGCGCGCTCTGGCTGGTGCTCAACCTGTTCTGCATTGCCGGCCTTTACCTGACGCTCCAGGCCGCGTTTCTGGGCGTAATCCAGGTGCTGATTTACGCAGGCGCCATCATGGTGCTGTTTCTGTTTGTGATTATGCTGCTGAACCTGGAGGCGCTCCCGCATCCGCGCCGGATCGACTGGGGCAAGGTGCTGGCCTTTGTGGTTGCAATGATCGTGCTGGCCCAGTTGGTCTACGTCGTGGCACTGGGGCTGGACGTGCTGCCCACCTTTGTTGCTACGCCAGAGCAGGCCGCTGCGACCGGAAGCGCGCAGGCGCTGGGACAGGAGTTGCTGACGCGGTACATCATGCCCCTGCAGGTGATCGGGATTCTGCTGCTGGCTGCTACCATTGGGGCCGTCATGCTGGCCAAGCGGCGTTTCGTGTAA
- a CDS encoding Ppx/GppA phosphatase family protein, whose translation MSDADEVGACPVPLVVEELEQATRSPVRMCVIDLGTNSFHAVIVDALPGTFRVVDRFKEMVRLGEEGLQGQCLSEEAMQRAVRALRRIRLLAEGWGATEFLACATSAIREAENGGELLQRIRNEVGLHVRVIDGLQEARLIYKGVRRAVSMPTPTLIMDVGGGSVEFIVGTSQQPLHLFSLKLGAARMTRRFIHHDPATREELRALRAFYRKQLQPVFEAARAYGVREVVGSSGAMENLASVCARKRGQAMRSIYEQAFPAEDFRRVARQIVRLARAQRRRLRGIDPKRVDQIVAAAALIDVVLKELAVERVRVSPHALREGLVVDFVERNAPLLARLTAFSDVRRRSIYEMGWRFDWEYRHAQQVAALALQLFDATQTLHGLGATDRELLEYAALLHDIGYHISHHSHHKHGLYLIKHADLRGFTSEEIAVLANVVRYHRGSLPKPTHADFVALSEEDQARVCKLAALLRLAEGLDRSHNQNVRALHVRVEPDRLVLHLETRGDPELEVWGVRRSADLFTQIFGRAVVVTATAKPSLLEETAGP comes from the coding sequence ATGTCCGACGCGGACGAAGTGGGGGCCTGTCCGGTGCCTCTGGTGGTGGAAGAGCTGGAGCAGGCCACGCGGTCTCCGGTACGCATGTGCGTGATTGATCTGGGGACCAACTCCTTTCATGCGGTTATTGTTGATGCGTTGCCCGGTACCTTCCGGGTCGTGGATCGCTTCAAGGAAATGGTGCGGTTGGGAGAGGAGGGGTTGCAGGGCCAGTGCCTCTCAGAAGAAGCCATGCAGCGGGCCGTTCGGGCGCTTCGGCGCATTCGGTTGCTTGCGGAGGGATGGGGGGCTACGGAGTTTCTGGCCTGTGCAACCAGCGCAATTCGGGAAGCAGAGAATGGGGGTGAGCTGTTGCAGCGCATCCGGAACGAGGTGGGGTTGCACGTGCGCGTGATTGATGGCCTGCAGGAGGCCCGACTCATCTACAAGGGAGTTCGGCGAGCGGTGTCTATGCCGACACCGACGTTGATCATGGATGTAGGTGGGGGCTCGGTCGAGTTCATCGTAGGAACCAGTCAACAGCCGCTCCATCTGTTCAGCTTGAAACTGGGTGCGGCGCGCATGACGCGCCGTTTTATTCACCACGATCCGGCCACGCGGGAAGAGCTTCGCGCGTTGCGGGCTTTTTATCGGAAGCAGTTGCAGCCGGTTTTTGAGGCAGCCCGTGCTTATGGCGTGCGGGAAGTGGTCGGGTCTTCCGGCGCCATGGAGAATCTGGCTTCGGTCTGTGCCCGCAAGCGCGGCCAGGCGATGCGTTCGATCTATGAGCAGGCGTTCCCAGCCGAAGATTTTCGGCGGGTGGCGCGGCAAATCGTACGGTTGGCGCGTGCGCAGCGTCGCCGCTTACGCGGGATCGACCCCAAGCGGGTAGATCAGATTGTAGCGGCAGCTGCCTTGATCGATGTAGTGCTGAAGGAATTGGCTGTTGAACGCGTACGCGTTTCGCCCCACGCGCTTCGGGAGGGATTGGTCGTAGATTTTGTAGAGCGAAATGCGCCTTTGCTCGCTCGTCTTACGGCGTTTTCGGATGTGCGGCGTCGCAGCATTTACGAAATGGGCTGGCGGTTCGACTGGGAGTACCGTCACGCCCAGCAAGTGGCAGCCCTGGCACTTCAACTGTTTGATGCCACGCAAACGCTGCATGGCCTGGGAGCCACCGACCGTGAACTGCTGGAGTATGCAGCGTTGCTGCACGACATTGGATACCATATCAGTCACCATAGCCATCACAAGCATGGACTCTATCTGATCAAGCATGCCGATCTCCGGGGATTCACCTCGGAAGAGATCGCTGTGCTGGCCAACGTGGTGCGCTACCACCGGGGAAGTCTTCCGAAGCCCACGCACGCCGATTTTGTGGCACTGTCCGAAGAAGATCAGGCGCGGGTCTGTAAGCTGGCAGCCCTGCTCCGACTGGCAGAAGGGCTGGACCGGAGCCACAACCAGAACGTCCGGGCCCTGCATGTGCGGGTGGAGCCCGACCGGCTGGTACTTCATCTGGAAACGCGCGGTGATCCAGAACTGGAAGTCTGGGGCGTTCGGCGCAGTGCGGATCTGTTTACCCAGATCTTTGGGCGCGCCGTAGTAGTTACCGCTACGGCCAAGCCATCTCTGCTGGAAGAAACGGCTGGCCCTTAA
- a CDS encoding DEDD exonuclease domain-containing protein: MRLEAVSFVVVDTETTGSRDEDRIIEVGAVRVQGGQIVDRFAQLINPGRSVPSFITRLTGITTAMLVGQPGAARVLPAFLEFLGDGVLVAHNLAFDKKMLTAELRRLGLPWPGNPTLCTLRLARRLLPGLPAKGLDGLIRFFQITVTHRHRALADAEATAQVLLRLLEEARRQYGIETLEALLRFQQQRYPRCKKASPLIRLRETLLPRLPEAPGVYLFRDERGRLLYVGKARNLQARVRQYLTAVEAHPPRLRQLVQEIRQIEWHCTATELEALLEESRLIKRYQPRYNRLQRRYRARPFLRLALQEDPPVLSLTSVLLDDGAEYYGPLAGRRQGRQMLEALQEMFNVPRHNAHLTLAGPCPLAESSACGDACASQETHVAACVRRLLRGQSRQPLMQLEARMEAAARRLAFETAARYRDQIQMVTRLLEKPLLADTSVLECDAVLLVREAPERLACCIVQAGHPIAVQALPFPADHKVIEDAAVWIRQHLPERRPVVYHHAEAEAMQLLMHWMHRHRHRLWIMRRAPDESTDAFYRRVCRGLHRLARNPQNSDNQGASPSGA, translated from the coding sequence ATGCGCCTGGAGGCCGTCTCGTTTGTTGTCGTCGATACCGAAACGACGGGCTCGCGGGACGAAGACCGCATTATCGAAGTGGGAGCGGTGCGGGTGCAGGGGGGACAGATCGTGGATCGGTTCGCACAGCTTATCAATCCCGGTCGCTCCGTTCCATCCTTCATCACACGGTTGACGGGCATTACCACCGCTATGCTGGTCGGACAGCCAGGCGCGGCCCGGGTCCTGCCGGCTTTTCTGGAATTTCTGGGAGACGGCGTGTTAGTCGCGCATAATCTGGCCTTTGACAAGAAAATGCTGACTGCCGAACTTCGGCGGCTCGGGCTGCCCTGGCCGGGCAATCCGACGCTGTGCACGCTGCGACTGGCCCGCCGGCTGCTCCCCGGACTACCGGCCAAGGGACTCGATGGATTGATCCGTTTTTTTCAGATCACCGTGACGCATCGACACCGCGCTCTGGCCGATGCCGAGGCGACAGCTCAGGTGCTGCTGCGGCTGCTGGAAGAGGCGCGGCGCCAGTACGGCATCGAAACACTGGAGGCGTTGCTACGCTTTCAGCAGCAGCGTTATCCCCGTTGTAAGAAGGCGAGTCCGCTGATCCGGCTGCGCGAGACATTGCTGCCACGTCTCCCGGAAGCGCCCGGCGTTTATCTATTTCGAGATGAACGCGGGCGGCTGTTGTACGTAGGCAAAGCACGCAATCTGCAGGCGCGTGTGCGACAGTACCTGACTGCTGTGGAAGCCCATCCGCCGCGGTTGCGCCAGCTCGTGCAGGAAATCCGTCAGATCGAATGGCACTGCACAGCTACTGAATTAGAAGCACTGCTGGAGGAGTCCCGGCTTATCAAGAGGTATCAGCCCCGATATAATCGACTGCAGCGTCGCTATCGCGCCCGTCCGTTTTTGCGACTGGCATTGCAGGAGGATCCACCCGTGCTCTCGCTCACGTCGGTGCTGCTCGACGATGGTGCCGAATATTATGGCCCGCTGGCAGGACGTCGGCAGGGACGTCAGATGCTCGAAGCCCTGCAGGAAATGTTCAACGTGCCCCGCCACAATGCGCATTTAACCCTGGCCGGCCCCTGTCCACTGGCCGAGAGCAGCGCCTGCGGAGACGCCTGTGCCTCTCAGGAGACGCACGTCGCTGCCTGCGTGCGCCGGTTGCTTCGGGGACAGTCCAGGCAGCCGCTTATGCAGCTTGAGGCTCGGATGGAAGCTGCGGCCCGGCGACTGGCATTTGAGACGGCTGCCCGCTACCGAGATCAGATCCAGATGGTAACACGTCTGCTAGAAAAACCGCTGCTGGCCGATACTTCGGTGCTGGAATGCGACGCAGTGCTGCTTGTGCGCGAAGCGCCGGAACGCCTGGCCTGCTGCATTGTGCAGGCCGGCCATCCCATAGCCGTACAGGCCCTTCCCTTCCCGGCAGACCATAAGGTAATCGAGGACGCAGCCGTCTGGATTCGTCAGCATTTACCCGAGAGGCGGCCTGTTGTCTATCATCATGCGGAAGCAGAAGCGATGCAGTTGCTGATGCACTGGATGCACCGCCATCGCCATCGGCTCTGGATAATGCGCCGCGCGCCGGATGAATCAACCGATGCGTTCTACCGGCGCGTCTGCCGCGGCTTACACCGACTTGCCCGGAATCCACAAAATTCAGATAATCAGGGCGCATCGCCCTCTGGAGCATAA